Proteins encoded together in one Marispirochaeta sp. window:
- a CDS encoding UDP-glucose/GDP-mannose dehydrogenase family protein — MAVNVCVVGTGYVGLIAAVGLSDFGNTVVGVDVDARKIESLNKGIPTIYEPGCVEYLRRNLESGRLKFSTDIGTAIAEAEVVFIAVGTPPKKDGSADLKYVEMVARSVAEHLAGYTVVVTKSTVPVGTNRWVAERIKAFNPNAIEGENFDVVSNPEFLREGKAIQDFFHPDRIVIGTQSPKAREVMEELYRALYLIQTPFVWCSLETAELIKYAANAFLAVKITFINQMANLAEAVNGDIHQIAKAMGMDGRISSKFLHPGPGYGGSCFPKDTRAIVSTGNEHGVDMSLIKSAVEANEAQKERMVDKLEALFEKAGTPGFKDKTVAVLGLAFKAETDDIRETPALNMVAGLLKKGAKVQAHDPKAIENFAREFEEVLYCASEFDAVKGADALVIMTEWNIYRNIDTERLKKLMKGRILLDTRNVLDAERVKEAGFLYQGVGRG, encoded by the coding sequence ATGGCTGTTAATGTCTGTGTGGTCGGGACCGGCTATGTCGGGTTAATCGCGGCGGTAGGTCTGTCTGATTTTGGAAATACCGTTGTCGGTGTTGATGTAGATGCCAGGAAGATCGAGTCCCTGAATAAAGGGATTCCCACAATATACGAACCGGGCTGCGTGGAGTACCTGCGGCGCAACCTTGAGTCAGGAAGACTGAAGTTTTCCACCGATATCGGGACTGCCATTGCTGAAGCGGAGGTGGTCTTTATTGCCGTGGGGACTCCGCCGAAAAAAGACGGAAGCGCGGATCTCAAATATGTGGAGATGGTCGCCAGGTCGGTGGCGGAACACCTTGCCGGATATACTGTGGTGGTGACCAAATCCACCGTACCCGTAGGAACCAACCGCTGGGTGGCTGAGCGCATCAAAGCTTTTAATCCGAATGCCATAGAAGGGGAGAACTTTGATGTGGTTTCCAACCCGGAGTTTCTGCGGGAAGGCAAAGCGATACAGGATTTCTTCCATCCGGACCGCATTGTTATCGGAACCCAGTCACCAAAGGCCAGGGAGGTTATGGAGGAGCTTTACCGGGCTCTCTACTTGATCCAGACCCCCTTTGTCTGGTGTTCCCTGGAGACTGCCGAGCTTATAAAGTACGCTGCCAACGCCTTTCTGGCGGTTAAAATTACCTTTATCAACCAGATGGCCAACCTGGCAGAGGCGGTAAACGGGGATATTCACCAGATAGCAAAAGCCATGGGCATGGACGGCCGCATCAGCTCCAAGTTCCTGCACCCCGGCCCCGGTTACGGCGGAAGCTGCTTTCCCAAGGACACCAGGGCCATTGTCTCCACGGGAAACGAGCACGGTGTAGATATGAGCCTGATAAAATCCGCCGTAGAGGCCAATGAGGCCCAGAAGGAGAGGATGGTCGACAAACTGGAGGCCCTTTTCGAGAAGGCGGGAACTCCGGGCTTCAAGGACAAGACCGTGGCGGTGCTGGGTCTGGCATTCAAAGCCGAGACAGACGACATCCGGGAAACACCGGCCCTGAATATGGTGGCCGGGCTTCTGAAAAAAGGTGCCAAGGTGCAGGCCCATGATCCCAAAGCAATAGAGAACTTTGCGCGGGAGTTTGAAGAGGTCCTCTACTGCGCATCCGAGTTTGATGCGGTAAAAGGCGCCGATGCGCTTGTCATCATGACGGAGTGGAATATCTACCGCAACATCGACACTGAACGGCTCAAGAAGCTGATGAAAGGGCGTATACTTCTGGACACCCGCAATGTGCTGGACGCCGAACGCGTAAAAGAGGCGGGATTCCTCTACCAGGGAGTCGGACGGGGATGA
- the galU gene encoding UTP--glucose-1-phosphate uridylyltransferase GalU, with amino-acid sequence MVRKAVIPAAGYGTRFLPATKSQPKEMLPVVDTPTIQYVVNEAVESGIKDILLIIGRGKRAIEEHFARNYELEELLKAKGKEEELKLINAVPDDVNIHFVWQHEQNGLGDAIRYARDHVGNEPFAVLLGDTVLESSEERPVTRQLIDVYKRYEELVVALEEVPKERVSRYGVINGREIASGVYLVEDMVEKPTPAEAPSNLVIASRYILPPEIFRALENTAPGKGGEIQLTDAMRILLTDRAMYGYRFNGRRHDLGDKLEFLKTSILYALKREDMRDSLLAWMRELVQN; translated from the coding sequence ATGGTCAGAAAAGCAGTTATTCCGGCGGCGGGTTACGGGACCCGCTTTTTACCGGCCACAAAATCACAGCCCAAAGAAATGCTCCCCGTGGTTGATACCCCGACCATTCAGTATGTAGTGAACGAAGCGGTGGAATCGGGAATAAAGGATATACTCCTGATAATCGGCCGGGGCAAGCGGGCCATTGAAGAGCATTTTGCCCGCAATTACGAGCTGGAAGAGCTCCTTAAAGCCAAGGGCAAGGAAGAAGAACTTAAGCTGATCAATGCCGTCCCGGATGATGTGAATATCCACTTTGTCTGGCAGCATGAACAGAACGGACTTGGAGACGCGATCCGCTATGCCCGGGACCATGTGGGCAACGAGCCTTTCGCCGTACTCCTGGGAGATACTGTTCTGGAAAGCAGCGAGGAACGTCCGGTTACCCGGCAGCTCATAGATGTGTACAAGCGCTACGAAGAGCTTGTCGTCGCCCTGGAGGAGGTCCCCAAAGAGCGGGTCAGCAGATACGGGGTAATTAATGGCCGGGAGATTGCCTCCGGGGTTTACCTGGTGGAGGATATGGTGGAAAAACCCACCCCCGCCGAGGCCCCTTCCAACTTGGTTATTGCCAGCCGCTATATACTTCCGCCGGAAATCTTCCGGGCCCTTGAAAACACTGCACCGGGAAAGGGCGGAGAGATCCAGCTGACCGATGCCATGCGCATTCTGCTTACCGACCGGGCAATGTACGGCTACCGTTTTAATGGGCGGCGACACGATCTGGGGGACAAGCTGGAGTTCCTTAAGACCAGTATTCTCTATGCCCTTAAACGGGAGGATATGCGGGATTCGCTGCTTGCCTGGATGCGGGAGCTTGTGCAGAATTAA
- the rfbA gene encoding glucose-1-phosphate thymidylyltransferase RfbA, whose amino-acid sequence MKAIILSGGTATRLFPSTIAISKQILPVYDKPMIYYPLSTLMLAGIRDVLIISTPRDIGPFEELLGDGTDLGMSFSYAVQEKPRGLADAFIVGEEFIGSERVAMILGDNMFYGQGFSGMLKKAADREEGATIFGYPVKDPRAYGVVEFDDDGTVLSIEEKPKQPKSHYAVPGLYFYDNDVMDIAKNVKPSARGEIEITSVNNEYLRRGKLKVELFGRGFAWLDTGNPADLLNAANFIETVQTRQGMYVACIEEIAFTNGWIDRDGLLQRAENLGKTDYAGYLRSLARE is encoded by the coding sequence ATGAAGGCTATTATTCTTTCCGGCGGAACGGCGACCAGGCTTTTTCCCTCGACCATCGCGATTTCAAAGCAGATTCTGCCGGTCTACGACAAACCGATGATCTATTACCCCCTGTCAACGCTGATGCTGGCGGGCATCCGGGATGTACTGATTATCTCCACTCCCCGGGACATTGGTCCGTTTGAAGAGCTTTTAGGAGACGGTACTGACCTGGGAATGTCCTTCTCCTACGCTGTACAGGAGAAGCCCCGCGGCCTCGCGGACGCCTTTATTGTGGGAGAAGAGTTTATCGGCAGCGAACGCGTGGCCATGATCCTGGGAGACAACATGTTCTACGGCCAGGGCTTCAGCGGCATGCTCAAAAAGGCCGCCGACCGCGAAGAGGGGGCCACCATTTTCGGCTATCCGGTAAAGGACCCCAGGGCCTACGGAGTGGTTGAGTTTGACGATGACGGCACTGTTCTTTCCATCGAAGAGAAACCGAAACAACCCAAATCCCACTATGCTGTTCCCGGGCTCTATTTTTACGATAACGATGTGATGGATATCGCCAAAAACGTAAAACCCTCCGCCCGGGGAGAAATCGAAATAACCAGTGTAAACAACGAGTACCTGCGGCGGGGCAAGCTGAAGGTGGAACTCTTTGGCCGGGGCTTTGCCTGGCTGGATACAGGAAACCCTGCGGATCTTTTGAATGCCGCCAATTTCATAGAGACCGTTCAGACCCGGCAGGGAATGTATGTGGCCTGTATTGAGGAGATCGCCTTTACCAACGGCTGGATAGACCGGGACGGCCTCCTGCAGCGTGCAGAAAACCTGGGAAAGACCGACTATGCCGGGTATCTGCGCTCTCTTGCCCGGGAGTAG
- the rfbC gene encoding dTDP-4-dehydrorhamnose 3,5-epimerase produces the protein MPFTFNPGEIPGLMIIEPRVFPDERGFFLETYKETDFTAAGIPGPFVQDNHSRSARGIVRGLHFQREPHAQGKLVRVSRGAAWDVAVDIRASSPTFGKWAAVELTEENRRMYYIPPGFAHGFLALADDTELQYKCTAEYHAAADAGIRWDDPEIAIDWPLNEVLVSDKDRCLPFFKDLM, from the coding sequence ATGCCTTTTACATTTAACCCCGGAGAGATTCCAGGTCTTATGATAATTGAACCACGCGTGTTCCCGGATGAGCGGGGTTTTTTTCTTGAGACCTATAAAGAGACGGATTTTACCGCCGCCGGCATTCCCGGCCCTTTTGTGCAGGACAATCACTCCCGCTCAGCCCGCGGGATTGTAAGGGGGCTCCATTTTCAGCGGGAACCCCACGCCCAGGGCAAACTGGTGCGGGTAAGCCGCGGAGCCGCCTGGGACGTGGCGGTAGATATCCGCGCCTCATCGCCGACCTTCGGCAAATGGGCGGCAGTGGAACTGACGGAAGAAAACCGGCGCATGTACTACATCCCTCCGGGATTTGCTCACGGATTCCTTGCCCTGGCCGACGATACCGAACTGCAGTATAAATGCACCGCGGAATACCACGCGGCAGCCGACGCCGGAATCCGCTGGGATGATCCGGAAATCGCGATCGACTGGCCTCTTAATGAGGTACTTGTCTCTGACAAGGACAGGTGCCTACCCTTTTTTAAGGATTTGATGTGA
- the rfbD gene encoding dTDP-4-dehydrorhamnose reductase yields MIWIIGNQGMLGKEVSRIFDEAGTAQVGSDREVSILDPAAMQSFAKEYRPAWIVNCSAYTAVDKAEEEQNAAFALNRDGPANIAKVARELDIPLIHISTDYVFDGSSPEPLREDAPTGPQSIYGKSKLAGEEAVRSTLDRHVIIRTAWLYGEFGANFVFTMLKLMSSRETIKVVDDQRGSPTWARELARLIAVIIAADSTAYGTYHFSGEGECSWYGFAREIYRLGREKGMLQSDCEIVPCSSAEFPTPARRPRYSLLSKEKVKRVFGIEIPDWKTSLNEFFERFVSTKNKIAI; encoded by the coding sequence GTGATCTGGATAATCGGCAACCAGGGCATGCTGGGGAAGGAAGTTTCCCGCATCTTCGACGAAGCAGGTACAGCCCAGGTCGGGAGCGACCGGGAGGTGAGCATTCTCGATCCCGCGGCCATGCAGAGCTTTGCGAAAGAGTATAGGCCCGCCTGGATTGTGAACTGCTCCGCCTATACAGCGGTGGACAAGGCGGAGGAGGAACAGAACGCGGCTTTTGCCCTGAACCGGGACGGACCTGCGAATATCGCGAAGGTCGCCCGGGAACTGGATATCCCGCTTATCCACATATCCACAGACTATGTCTTTGACGGAAGTTCTCCCGAACCTTTAAGGGAGGATGCTCCCACGGGTCCTCAGAGTATCTACGGTAAAAGCAAGCTGGCGGGAGAAGAGGCAGTCCGCAGCACTTTGGACAGGCACGTAATTATCCGCACTGCCTGGCTCTACGGTGAGTTCGGCGCCAACTTTGTTTTTACCATGCTGAAGCTGATGAGCAGCCGTGAGACCATAAAAGTCGTAGACGACCAGAGAGGTTCCCCCACCTGGGCGCGGGAGCTTGCCCGGCTGATTGCTGTCATTATAGCGGCGGACAGCACGGCATACGGTACCTATCACTTCTCCGGCGAAGGGGAATGCAGCTGGTACGGCTTTGCCCGGGAGATCTACCGGCTTGGCAGGGAAAAGGGTATGCTCCAATCGGACTGTGAAATAGTGCCCTGCAGCTCCGCCGAATTTCCCACCCCGGCCCGCAGGCCTCGCTATTCCCTGCTTTCCAAGGAAAAGGTTAAACGGGTCTTCGGCATCGAAATACCGGATTGGAAAACCTCGCTGAATGAATTTTTCGAGAGATTTGTCAGCACTAAAAATAAGATCGCAATATAG
- the rfbB gene encoding dTDP-glucose 4,6-dehydratase: MRLLKSILVTGGAGFIGVNFIRHLFEKAGFDGTLINLDILTYAGNPASLADIQEKYSDRYNFVRGDIRDRKTVDRIFNEFNIDTVVHFAAESHVDRSILGPEAFITTNVMGTFTLLEASRTFWNGREGVLFHHVSTDEVYGSLGDEGCFTEASPYDPRSPYSASKAGSDHLVQAYHHTYGLPVTLSNCSNNYGPYQFPEKLIPLMIMNMLEGKPLPVYGDGKNIRDWLYVEDHAAAVWNIISSAPAGESFNVGGENEWENITLLERLIEIVAARSGKDPAAIRETITFVKDRPGHDRRYAIDCGKIKKELGWRQSVSFEEGLARTVDWYLDNPGWTESIRSGEYQDWIARNYGGR; encoded by the coding sequence ATGAGATTATTAAAAAGTATACTGGTTACCGGCGGGGCCGGTTTTATCGGGGTCAATTTTATCCGCCATCTTTTTGAAAAGGCCGGCTTCGACGGTACCCTGATCAATCTGGATATTCTGACCTACGCCGGAAACCCCGCCAGCCTTGCGGACATCCAGGAGAAGTATTCCGACCGCTATAACTTTGTCCGGGGAGACATCCGGGATCGAAAAACGGTAGACCGGATTTTTAACGAGTTTAACATAGACACGGTGGTTCATTTTGCCGCTGAAAGCCATGTGGACCGCTCCATTCTGGGTCCTGAAGCCTTTATTACCACCAATGTAATGGGAACCTTCACCCTGCTGGAAGCATCCCGGACGTTCTGGAACGGCCGGGAGGGGGTGCTTTTTCACCACGTAAGTACCGACGAGGTCTACGGCTCTCTGGGAGACGAGGGCTGCTTTACCGAGGCAAGCCCTTACGATCCCCGGAGCCCCTATTCGGCAAGCAAGGCCGGGAGCGACCACCTTGTACAGGCCTATCATCATACCTACGGTCTGCCGGTAACCCTGTCCAACTGCTCCAACAACTACGGGCCCTACCAGTTTCCGGAAAAACTGATTCCCCTGATGATCATGAACATGCTCGAAGGAAAGCCCCTGCCGGTTTACGGCGACGGAAAGAATATCCGGGACTGGCTCTACGTGGAAGACCACGCTGCGGCGGTCTGGAACATCATAAGCTCGGCACCTGCGGGAGAAAGCTTTAACGTGGGTGGCGAGAACGAGTGGGAGAACATTACCCTGCTTGAGCGCTTAATCGAGATAGTGGCTGCCAGAAGCGGAAAAGATCCGGCTGCCATCAGAGAAACAATCACCTTTGTTAAGGACCGCCCCGGGCATGACCGCCGCTACGCCATAGACTGCGGTAAAATTAAAAAGGAGCTTGGCTGGCGGCAGTCTGTAAGCTTTGAAGAGGGACTTGCCCGGACCGTAGACTGGTACCTGGATAATCCCGGCTGGACAGAATCCATCAGGAGCGGGGAATACCAGGACTGGATAGCCAGGAACTACGGCGGGCGCTGA
- a CDS encoding FtsX-like permease family protein, with the protein MLFSLAFRNVIRNFRRLGPMIFSLVLVFALLVMGNAILNTTVDALYRVFARNITGDFTVGPRAEDNFTVFGSDQLLVGQYLVPPPLIDFPGLQELVKSWPETRATAGLITSAARVQFDGGSQDSTVFGVDFRDYPELVPGLRLEEGTFPEDGNPGIVLQKQSEIGRMENIVGKSILLASGLGRSFTLREVPVTGIMSYPVRDSMLDSVVLVDSNTARALNGYLYSSIDTTDFSEDDQTALSSDFDSLFGEGGDDSLWEEGELEQSIDPASLLLPADGSDTPGEGEIDEPVIPEGSTTSVDGAWNFLLVSLHNPKDTKAVMARLIGEGYNQDTGYLVRNWSQSVGGTALLAQFLQLMLNIGLLFVSFGAVIITTNALLLSVLERTGEIGTLRAMGASRPRISMMIFIETLLVVFGSALFGILIGRIALGMLNASNLVIDNPYIQILFGGDPVRGKVTLGLVVGHLFVALVLTLLSMIYPLKRALGIDPVEAMSK; encoded by the coding sequence ATGCTCTTTTCTCTTGCTTTTCGCAACGTTATACGGAATTTCAGGCGCCTGGGACCGATGATCTTCAGCCTGGTACTCGTTTTTGCCCTTCTTGTCATGGGAAACGCGATACTGAACACCACAGTTGATGCTCTGTACAGGGTATTTGCCCGCAATATTACCGGGGACTTTACTGTCGGCCCCAGGGCGGAGGATAATTTTACCGTTTTCGGCTCCGATCAGCTCTTGGTGGGACAATATCTGGTACCCCCGCCGCTGATCGATTTTCCCGGGCTTCAGGAGCTGGTTAAATCCTGGCCGGAAACCCGCGCAACCGCCGGACTGATTACCTCCGCTGCCAGAGTTCAATTTGACGGCGGTTCCCAGGATTCCACCGTATTCGGGGTGGATTTCAGGGACTATCCGGAACTTGTTCCCGGATTACGCCTGGAAGAGGGCACTTTCCCGGAAGACGGAAATCCGGGAATTGTGCTGCAGAAACAGAGTGAAATCGGAAGGATGGAGAACATCGTCGGCAAGAGTATACTCCTGGCCTCGGGCCTTGGCCGCAGTTTTACCTTGCGGGAGGTCCCGGTAACCGGGATTATGAGCTACCCTGTGCGGGATTCCATGCTCGACAGCGTGGTCCTGGTAGATTCAAATACCGCCCGGGCGCTGAACGGCTACCTCTACAGTTCCATCGATACCACGGATTTTTCCGAGGATGATCAGACGGCCCTCTCTTCTGATTTCGACAGTCTTTTTGGCGAAGGGGGGGATGATTCCCTGTGGGAAGAGGGGGAGCTTGAACAGAGCATAGATCCCGCGTCTTTACTGCTGCCGGCAGACGGTTCCGACACGCCAGGCGAAGGAGAAATTGATGAACCGGTTATTCCCGAAGGTTCAACTACATCAGTCGACGGGGCCTGGAACTTCCTGCTGGTCTCCCTGCATAATCCGAAAGACACAAAGGCCGTAATGGCCCGGCTCATCGGTGAAGGCTACAATCAGGACACCGGATATCTGGTACGCAACTGGAGCCAGAGCGTCGGCGGAACAGCCCTGCTTGCCCAGTTTCTCCAGCTTATGCTGAATATCGGTCTCCTGTTTGTCTCCTTCGGGGCGGTGATTATTACCACGAATGCCCTGCTGCTTTCGGTTCTGGAACGTACCGGAGAGATCGGCACCCTGCGTGCCATGGGAGCGAGCCGTCCCCGCATCTCCATGATGATCTTTATCGAAACTCTGCTTGTGGTCTTCGGCAGCGCTCTTTTCGGTATATTGATTGGCAGGATTGCATTGGGAATGCTGAACGCCTCCAACCTTGTTATTGATAACCCGTATATTCAGATATTATTCGGCGGTGATCCTGTACGGGGCAAGGTGACCCTCGGACTTGTGGTGGGGCACCTCTTTGTTGCCCTGGTTCTGACCCTGTTGTCGATGATCTATCCCCTTAAGCGCGCCCTTGGGATCGATCCTGTGGAGGCGATGTCGAAATGA
- a CDS encoding FtsX-like permease family protein: protein MTGLLFAAWRNFTRNIMRYRVLLVALVLITAVLLVVLGIVLGLRDGLYQKASRYFSGNIVVLGYIGDGDSLIEQPDQVIQAVQRLDEQGIQLRSYSRRSSYYDRKNIELFFSGYYINQRRMVGVEWELEEPILQEFDFFAGGVPDAGNESAILISTATAEKLNIDVGDELLVSIQSDRGRTNTAELIVGGIFSESSFFGYQVYIHRRTLNRLREVPEDEINEIGVYLEDPLRTEDAAARALAGELARTLPTFGVIQTRDEYSELSRKDHGQRSYGVVSVGAQLAEIDDLLKAMTLIAGLVILMFLCIVVVGVGNTFSMIVWERTQEIGTLRALGMQRRRAILSFLAEAGFLGLGSVVLGLFLGLGILELVHRGLSFPANLVTTLFLTRGRLQWLMPSWGLVSISLLVVGACILGSLRAALRAGSMSPVEALSHHK, encoded by the coding sequence ATGACCGGATTACTTTTTGCCGCGTGGCGTAATTTTACCCGCAATATAATGCGTTACCGGGTGTTGCTTGTGGCGCTGGTGCTTATTACTGCCGTTCTGCTTGTGGTTCTGGGCATCGTACTGGGTCTGCGGGATGGGCTCTACCAGAAAGCAAGCCGCTATTTTTCCGGAAATATTGTCGTTCTGGGCTATATAGGGGACGGCGATTCCCTGATAGAACAGCCTGATCAGGTGATACAGGCTGTCCAGAGGCTTGATGAGCAGGGGATACAGCTGCGCAGCTACTCACGGCGCAGCAGTTATTACGATCGCAAGAACATTGAACTCTTCTTTTCCGGATACTATATCAATCAGCGCCGTATGGTTGGTGTTGAATGGGAACTGGAAGAACCAATTCTACAAGAGTTCGACTTCTTTGCCGGCGGAGTTCCGGATGCCGGGAATGAATCGGCTATACTCATATCCACAGCTACCGCGGAAAAGCTGAATATTGACGTGGGGGATGAACTCCTGGTATCCATACAAAGCGATCGGGGCCGAACCAATACGGCGGAACTGATTGTGGGAGGCATTTTTTCCGAGTCCTCCTTCTTTGGGTACCAGGTCTATATACACCGCAGGACCCTTAATCGCTTGAGAGAGGTTCCGGAGGACGAGATAAACGAAATCGGGGTCTACCTTGAAGACCCTTTACGGACCGAGGATGCCGCTGCCCGTGCCCTGGCCGGGGAACTTGCCCGGACGCTGCCCACCTTCGGGGTTATTCAGACCAGGGATGAGTACAGCGAACTGTCCCGAAAAGACCACGGGCAAAGAAGTTACGGGGTTGTGAGCGTGGGGGCTCAGCTGGCGGAGATTGATGACCTTCTGAAAGCCATGACCCTGATCGCCGGTCTTGTCATTCTTATGTTTTTGTGTATCGTTGTGGTCGGGGTTGGAAACACCTTTTCCATGATTGTCTGGGAACGAACCCAGGAGATTGGTACCTTAAGGGCTCTGGGTATGCAGCGGCGCCGGGCAATCCTCTCGTTTCTTGCGGAAGCGGGCTTCCTTGGCCTTGGAAGCGTTGTGCTGGGTCTGTTCCTGGGACTTGGTATACTTGAACTTGTACACCGGGGATTAAGTTTTCCGGCGAATCTGGTGACTACCCTGTTTTTGACCAGGGGCAGACTGCAGTGGTTGATGCCTTCCTGGGGTTTGGTGTCGATCTCTCTATTGGTAGTGGGAGCCTGTATTCTCGGCAGCCTGCGGGCGGCCTTACGGGCGGGCAGCATGAGCCCCGTCGAGGCCCTGAGTCACCATAAATAA
- a CDS encoding outer membrane lipoprotein-sorting protein yields the protein MNIIDRIGLRLLLGILIVGVVGAPQVFGNSFSLEESRRILGMVDALVSYEEYDFSGEYTIIDDKPGQGTSRTRTTIFRRDRLNTYTIIVMEPESDKGKGYLRQGDMLWLYDPVPRRFTVTSARDRFQNSNARNSDFTKSTLAEDYRIVGHSTQKLGTYNTDVYELEALTDEVSYPKMKIWIDQDNLVRKSEDYSLSGRHMRTTAVLDYTRIKDRYVPVRIVIQDELRGREVNGQFKNYRTLISVAKPSFQELPDMVFTRAYIERVSN from the coding sequence ATGAATATAATTGACAGAATCGGACTAAGGCTTCTTCTTGGCATCCTTATTGTCGGCGTAGTCGGCGCTCCACAGGTTTTTGGAAACTCCTTCAGTCTGGAAGAGAGCCGGCGGATTCTCGGCATGGTGGACGCCCTTGTAAGCTATGAGGAGTACGATTTTTCCGGAGAATACACGATTATCGACGACAAGCCCGGGCAGGGGACCAGCCGTACCAGGACAACGATCTTTCGACGGGACCGTCTGAATACCTACACCATAATTGTTATGGAACCGGAAAGCGACAAGGGTAAAGGTTACTTAAGGCAGGGAGACATGCTCTGGCTCTACGACCCGGTTCCCCGCAGATTTACCGTAACAAGCGCCAGAGACCGCTTCCAGAACAGCAATGCCCGCAATTCGGACTTTACCAAATCCACCCTGGCTGAGGATTACCGCATTGTGGGGCACAGCACCCAGAAACTCGGGACTTACAATACCGATGTGTATGAACTTGAAGCCCTGACCGACGAAGTAAGTTATCCGAAAATGAAGATCTGGATTGATCAGGACAACCTTGTCCGCAAGTCAGAGGATTACAGCCTCTCCGGGCGGCACATGCGGACCACCGCGGTGCTGGATTACACCCGCATTAAGGACCGCTATGTTCCGGTACGCATCGTTATTCAGGACGAACTGCGGGGGCGGGAAGTAAACGGTCAGTTCAAGAATTACCGGACCCTTATCTCTGTCGCGAAACCTTCCTTCCAGGAGCTCCCGGATATGGTCTTTACCAGGGCGTATATCGAACGGGTCAGTAACTGA
- a CDS encoding ABC transporter ATP-binding protein, producing MKEHTEQGATSAATELNEVWKIYHLGKTEVPAIKGVDISIKEGDFATIAGPSGSGKSTLLNLIGCIDVPSRGEVKVVGHDTSSLNDREITRLRHKAIGFIFQSFNLMPVLNIFENVEFPLLLGPKAPPKAERREYTEYLIEQVGLAEWRRHRPNELSGGQRQRVAIARALVTKPSIVLADEPTANLDSKTGTAIIELMKSINAELSTTFIFSTHDPTIVNIADHVIRLHDGEVTEELRK from the coding sequence ATGAAAGAACATACAGAACAAGGCGCAACCTCCGCCGCTACTGAGTTAAACGAGGTCTGGAAGATCTACCATCTTGGAAAAACCGAGGTGCCAGCCATTAAAGGGGTGGACATCAGTATAAAAGAAGGGGATTTTGCCACCATTGCCGGACCCAGCGGCAGCGGCAAATCAACCCTGCTGAACCTAATCGGCTGTATAGATGTTCCCAGCCGCGGCGAGGTAAAGGTTGTTGGCCACGATACCTCCTCCCTGAATGACCGGGAGATAACCAGGCTGCGCCACAAAGCAATCGGCTTTATTTTCCAGTCCTTTAATCTTATGCCGGTACTTAATATCTTTGAGAACGTGGAGTTCCCCCTGCTTTTAGGTCCGAAGGCACCCCCCAAGGCGGAACGCCGGGAGTATACCGAATACCTGATAGAGCAGGTTGGTCTTGCGGAGTGGCGCAGGCACCGGCCCAATGAGCTCTCCGGCGGTCAGCGGCAGCGCGTCGCCATAGCCAGGGCCCTGGTAACCAAGCCGTCCATAGTTCTTGCGGATGAGCCCACAGCCAATCTGGATTCAAAGACCGGCACCGCGATTATTGAGCTGATGAAGAGTATTAACGCCGAGCTTTCCACGACCTTTATATTCTCTACCCACGATCCTACCATTGTGAATATCGCAGACCATGTTATCCGCCTGCATGACGGCGAAGTTACCGAAGAGCTGCGGAAGTAA
- a CDS encoding nucleotidyltransferase domain-containing protein — MTQEYAQEVKVRKACERILMSDDRILAVFLLGSAARGRLRPESDIDIGIMCEYGAAIGQLELAEYAAELSYELHRSVDLGLVSSSNLVYACETLLTGRILADKDSDRTALKRAALLGMYLQFNRDRQEVIDAYRA, encoded by the coding sequence ATGACACAAGAGTATGCTCAGGAAGTAAAAGTGCGGAAAGCCTGCGAACGCATTCTTATGTCCGATGATAGAATTCTGGCCGTATTCCTTTTAGGAAGTGCCGCCCGGGGGCGTCTTCGGCCGGAAAGCGACATCGATATCGGTATAATGTGCGAGTACGGAGCGGCTATCGGTCAGCTTGAACTGGCGGAGTACGCGGCAGAGCTTTCATACGAGCTTCATCGTAGTGTTGATTTGGGGCTTGTCTCCAGTTCCAATCTTGTTTATGCCTGCGAAACACTGCTTACTGGTAGAATTCTTGCAGACAAGGACTCCGACAGGACTGCCCTCAAGCGAGCGGCGCTTTTGGGAATGTACCTGCAGTTCAATCGCGACAGACAGGAAGTGATCGATGCGTATCGTGCCTGA